Proteins encoded within one genomic window of Marasmius oreades isolate 03SP1 chromosome 6, whole genome shotgun sequence:
- a CDS encoding uncharacterized protein (MEROPS:MER0200434) has protein sequence MITEIEPQEVVHVPAATTKTATVIFIHGLGQSNLTWSLLVQEALAPKLPHVEWILPQANHRPVSLNQGQLRPSWFNITRLPPDKHEYDEAVISESISRIESLILSQVHSGLDSRRLVIIGFSQGAALGLMTALSTLHELGGVASLSGWIPVRARHTLTPAGKLPILWCHGLTDGEIPIECGRDAVEYLRSSLEVSSELRFKTYPKLAHNICDEELNDLVSWLESVLDHRCVCAAK, from the exons ATGATTACTGAAATCGAACCTCAAGAAGTCGTTCATGTTCCCGCCGCAACGACGAAGACCGCCACCGTAATCTTCATTCAT GGGCTCGGTCAATCTAACCTGACTTGGTCTCTACTCGTGCAAGAAGCATTGGCGCCCAAACTACCCCACGTCGAATGGATTCTTCCGCAAGC AAATCACCGTCCAGTCAGCCTTAACCAAGGTCAACTCCGTCCCAGCTGGTTCAATATAACCCGTTTACCCCCGGACAAGCACGAATACGACGAAGCTGTAATATCAGAGTCCATCTCAAGAATCGAATCTTTGATTCTTTCCCAAGTACACTCCGGTCTCGACTCTCGAAGGCTCGTCATCATCGGCTTCAGCCAAGGTGCCGCCCTCGGTCTCATGACCGCACTTTCGACTCTTCATGAGCTTGGAGGGGTGGCAAGTCTATCTGGATG GATTCCCGTGCGAGCACGACACACACTAACCCCTGCAGGCAAACTGCCTATTCTGTGGTGCCATGGCCTAACAGATGGCGAGATACCGATAGAATGTGGTCGGGATGCTGTAGAATATCTCCGATCATCACTTGAAGTTTCTAGTGAGCTACGGTTCAAAACATACCCTAAACTAGCACATAATATCTGTGACGAGGAGTTGAACGATCTGGTTTCATGGCTAGAATCCGTTCTGGATCATCGATGTGTTTGCGCCGCGAAATAG
- the VAC8 gene encoding Vacuolar protein 8 (BUSCO:EOG09261JUE), producing MGNVASCCESCFGSRRSQAYEPLLLENEREAVADLLQYLENRTTTNFFSGSPLHALTTLSFSDNVDLQRSAALAFAEITEKEVRPVGRDTLDPILFLLSSHDAEVQRAASAALGNLAVNTDNKLLIVKLGGLEPLIRQMLSPNVEVQCNAVGCVTNLATHDDNKTKIAKSGALVPLTRLARSKDMRVQRNATGALLNMTHSDENRQQLVNAGAIPVLVSLLNSPDTDVQYYCTTALSNIAVDGANRKKLAQSEPKLVTSLVALMESTSLKVQCQAALALRNLASDEKYQLEIVRADGLSSLLRLLQSAYLPLILSSAACVRNVSIHPQNESPIIESGFLQPLINLLSFKDNEEVQCHAISTLRNLAASSEKNKTAIVKAGAVESIKDLVLEVPMNVQSEMTACVAVLALSDDLKGQLLEMGICEVLIPLTNSPSSEVQGNSAAALGNLSSKDGRSATDDYSAFNDVWEKPDGGMHRYLYRFLSSPDATFQHIAVWTIVQLLESGDPQLISNIRSSSLLVPNIRNLASSQASSPSSSVGSRSQSYDDTETNDGQGEIQLLARRILEFVDGDGDGMVPSSVTPSHIQPGSSISSSRDAREHEELRRSVREAFAPGSHR from the exons ATGGGAAATGTTGCTAGCTGCTGCGAATCTTGCT TTGGTTCCAGGAGATCACAAGCATATGAGCCTTTACTACTAGAGAATGAGCGCGAAGCTGTAGCAGATTTACTTCAATATCTCGAAA ATCGAACTACCACAAATTTCTTCTCTGGATCACCTCTTCATGCATTGACAACTCTTTCCTTCTCTGACAATGTTGACTTGCAACGTAGTGCCGCTCTGGCGTTCGCAGAAATCACCGAGAAGGAGGTCAGGCCTGTTGGAAGGGATACACTCGACCCCATTCTGTTTTTGCTCAGTAGTCATGATGCGGAAGTTCAGAGAGCTGCCAGTGCTGCATTGGGTAATTTGGCTGTTAATA CCGACAACAAGCTTCTCATTGTAAAGTTGGGAGGTCTGGAACCACTCATACGGCAAATGCTTAGTCCCAACGTTGAAGTCCAATGTAATGCGGTTGGTTGTGTCACGAATCTGGCAACTCATG ACGACAACAAGACCAAGATTGCCAAGTCTGGGGCATTAGTTCCCCTCACCAGACTCGCCCGCTCGAAGGATATGCGCGTACAGAGGAACGCCACAGGAGCACTGTTGAATATGACCCATTCTG ACGAAAACAGACAACAGTTGGTCAATGCAGGAGCAATACCTGTTCTCGTCAGCCTCCTCAATTCTCCTGACACCGATGTGCAGTACTACTGCACGACCGCACTTAGCAACATTGCAGTTGACGGTGCCAATCGTAAGAAACTTGCCCAGAGCGAGCCCAAGTTGGTGACCAGCCTAGTCGCGCTGATGGAGAGTACAAGTTTAAAAGTGCAATGCCAAGCCGCACTAGCGCTTCGGAATCTTGCGAGCGACG AGAAATACCAGCTTGAAATCGTTCGAGCTGACGGCCTATCATCTCTCCTTCGATTACTCCAATCCGCCTACCTTCCCCTCATCCTGTCTTCGGCGGCATGTGTCCGGAACGTGTCAATACATCCGCAGAATGAATCACCCATCATTGAATCTGGTTTCCTTCAACCTCTCATCAATCTACTTTCATTCAAAGACAACGAGGAAGTTCAATGTCATGCCATTTCTACGCTGCGGAATCTAGCCGCAAGTTCCGAGAAGAATAAGACTGCGATAGTGAAAGCCGGTGCAGTTGAGTCGATCAAGGATTTGGTACTCGAGGTACCAATGAATGTTCAGAGCGAGATGACGGCGTGTGTCGCTGTCCTAGCGCTTAGTG ATGACTTGAAGGGACAGTTATTAGAGATGGGTATTTGCGAGGTTTTAATTCCTCTAACGAACTCTCCTAGCTCGGAAGTGCAAGGCAATAGTGCCGCCGCTCTTGGAAACCTGTCTTCGAAAG ACGGCCGCTCTGCTACCGATGATTATTCAGCCTTTAACGATGTTTGGGAGAAACCTGATGGAGGGATGCATAGATATCTCTACCGGTTCTTAAGTAGTCCAGATGCTACTTTCCAACACATAGCCGTATGGACAATTGTTCAACTACTTGAATCTGGAG ATCCTCAGCTGATAAGTAACATTCGGAGCTCCTCACTCTTGGTTCCCAATATCAGAAACCTTGCCAGTTCTCAAGCTTCTTCGCCGTCATCTTCTGTCGGTTCACGCTCGCAGTCGTACGACGATACCGAGACAAATGACGGCCAAGGAGAGATCCAGCTGTTAGCGCGGAGGATTTTGGAGTTTGTTGATGGAGATGGGGATGGAATGGTTCCCTCGAGCGTGACGCCATCGCATATACAGCCTGGTTCGTCGATATCGAGTTCGAGAGATGCTAGAGAACATGAGGAGCTGAGGAGGAGTGTAAGGGAGGCGTTTGCACCAGGATCCCATCGCTGA
- a CDS encoding uncharacterized protein (MEROPS:MER0014418) yields the protein MADKNEDWNTVLWRPDNSDEWNKPELDPEPKVWNMEYLTTISDTISRRSGDLRELSMAVHSNPELGYAEYKTHDILVNFMRKQEGWKVTPNYELPTAWLATYESPEAKEDTRVIGINSEMDALPKIGHACGHNLIAITGVAVALGVKAVLEKFGLPGKIALLGTPAEEGGHGKVKLLKAGAYKTMAACLMAHPAPGPRHTLSLTSCLALKKIEAEFFGHTAHAALSPWEGKNALDAAVLAYTSIAALRQQMHPTWRVHGIFEGKDWAVNVIPAYAKFIVGVRASTRAEQEIAMKKVLPCFEAAASATGCTVKLTIDEGTFDLRQNVGLGQDVERTFKTKFGRVERERWGIKSASTDFGNIGYELPALHPGYAIPTVPDGGNHTPLFTSAAATDAAHRATLDVAEALALTGVRVVLDDDWYNKEVLEKFEEDKVRRSQGVLGIA from the exons ATGGCCGACAAAAACGAAGATTGGAACACAGTTCTATGGCGGCCCGACAACTCAGACGAATGGAACAAGCCCGAGCTCGATCCTGAACCCAAAGTATGGAACATGGAATACCTTACAACGATCTCCGACACGATCTCACGCCGATCTGGCGACCTTCGCGAGCTCTCCATGGCTGTTCACTCTAATCCAGAACTGGGATATGCTGAATACAAAACCCACGATATACTTGTCAACTTTATGAGGAAGCAGGAGGGATGGAAAGTGACACCAAACTACGAGCTGCCCACTGCGTGGCTTGCGACGTATGAGAGTCCCGAGGCAAAAGAGGACACCAGAGTCATTGGAATCAACTCCGAAATGGACGCTCTCCCAAAGATTGGGCATGCTTGTGGACACAATCTGATTGCGATTACAGGCGTTGCTGTCGCACTAG GAGTCAAAGCTGTCTTGGAAAAATTCGGTCTTCCTGGTAAAATCGCTTTACTGGGCACACCAGCTGAAGAGGGCGGTCACGGAAAAGTCAAGTTGTTGAAAGCAGGGGCTTACAAGACCATGGCCGCTTGTCTGATGGCACATCCAGCTCCCGGTCCCAGACACACTTTGTCCCTCACCAGCTGTTTGGCACTGAAGAAAATTGAAGCAGAGTTCTTTGGTCACACTGCTCACGCCGCTTTGTC TCCCTGGGAAGGCAAAAATGCCCTTGATGCAGCTGTCCTTGCATACACCAGCATTGCCGCTCTCCGCCAACAAATGCACCCTACATGGAGGGTACACGGTATCTTCGAGGGGAAAGATTGGGCTGTAAATG TCATACCGGCCTATGCCAAATTTATTGTGGGGGTGCGTGCTTCCACTCGTGCTGAACAGGAAATTGCGATGAAGAAAGTCCTGCCTTGCTTTGA AGCAGCCGCATCAGCCACCGGATGCACGGTCAAGCTCACGATTGACGAGGGAACCTTCGATTTGCGGCAGAACGTAGGACTAGGTCAAGATGTCGAAAGAACGTTCAAGACAAAGTTTGGAAGAGTCGAGCGAGAACGATGGGGGATCAAGAGTGCAAGTACGGACTTTGGAAATATCGGATACG AGCTCCCGGCTTTACATCCTGGATACGCCATCCCCACTGTTCCGGACGGTGGAAACCACACACCCCTTTTCACTTCTGCAGCTGCTACGGATGCGGCGCATCGTGCGACATTGGACGTAGCTGAGGCGCTTGCCCTGACCGGAGTGAGAGTAGTGCTCGACGATGATTGGTACAATAAGGAAGTGCTGGAGAAATTCGAAGAAGATAAAGTACGGAGAAGCCAAGGGGTGCTCGGAATTGCCTAA
- a CDS encoding uncharacterized protein (BUSCO:EOG092624UF), which yields MPARRKKSSNTIKPTVKSRAEDENHRDSLMRDSSMAITSSLDGSHVATRTPINARPHSNRLGGQADEDDVELNLLGEEERQWAREGSEPDLSEDVSKRPISTKDKKAMVLLCVLYLIQGVPLGLALGSVPFLLKDHLSYSQLATFALSGYPYSLKLLWSPIVDSVFLPSIGRRKSWIIPMQLIVGTLMLYIAVNVPRLMEDPSNHVYELTSVFTSLVFISATQDIAVDGWALTLLSHENLSYASTCQTLGLNTGYFASFTVFLALNSVEFCEKWGIPHLTLSAYLKFCSIICFVVTFWLIFFKKEDKEPVTETDMSIKAVYKTIWSICKLKHIQSLIIMHCFAKLGFAANEAATSLKMVEKGFKREDLALAVLIDFPFQLFGGYLAARWSRGDRPLQPWVIAFWPRLGFCLLGTLIVYWFPTPPISTSFFVFLISYTVFSSFSSTVQFVGISAFHTRVSDPVIGGTYMTLLNTFSNLGGTWPKWFILNGVDVFSVATCHLTQSSLDIALEATECVSDHGKAVCQGLGGTCVTETDGYYMVSGFCLVFGVAFLMMYIIPTARKLQELPTSVWRVKMV from the exons ATGCCTGCACGCCGTAAGAAGTCCTCAAACACCATTAAACCCACTGTCAAAAGCCGCGCCGAAGACGAGAATCATCGCGATAGTCTTATGCGGGATTCTTCTATGGCAATTACCTCTTCTTTGGACGGCTCCCACGTCGCAACAAGAACTCCTATCAATGCACGACCCCATTCAAATCGTTTAGGAGGCCAAGCGGATGAGGACGATGTAGAGTTGAATCTTTTGGGCGAGGAGGAAAGGCAATGGGCTCGTGAAGGATCGGAACCAGACCTGAGCGAAGACGTCTCGAAAAGACCTATATCTACAAAGGACAAGAAGGCTATGGTATTATTATGTGTTCTAT ATCTCATTCAAGGAGTGCCA CTAGGTTTGGCGCTGG GGTCGGTACCCTTCCTCCTAAAAGACCATCTATCATATTCACAGCTTGCGACGTTCGCACTCTCTGGGTATCCCTACTCCCTCAAGCTGTTATGGTCGCCCATTGTCGACTCGGTCTTTCTGCCTTCCATTGGACGACGGAAATCCTGGATCATACCGATGCAGTTGATAGTCGGAACTCTCATGCTGTACATCGCAGTCAATGTTCCCAGACTGATGGAAGAT CCTTCGAATCATGTATACGAACTCACGTCTGTTTTTACGTCTCTCGTGTTCATATCTGCCACCCAAG ATATCGCGGTCGATG GATGGGCGCTTACCCTACTATCTCACGAGAATCTCTCATACGCTTCGACATGCCAGACATTAGGACTGAACACAGGATATTTCGCTTCTTTCACTGTTTTCCTGGCCTTGAACAGCGTTGAATTCTG TGAAAAATGGGGCATACCACACCTAACACTGAGTGCCTATCTTAAATTCTGTAGCATCATTTGTTTCGTTGTCACCTTCTGGCTCATATTCTTCAAGAAAGAA GATAAGGAGCCTGTCACAGAAACCGATATGAGCATAAAAGCTGTATACAAGACAATATGGTCTATCTGCAAACTGAAGC ATATTCAATCACTCATCATAATGCATTGCTTCGCCAAGCTCGGTTTTGCTGCCAATGAGGCTGCAACTTCGTTGAAAATGGTGGAAAAAGGTTTTAAGCGGGAGGACCTCGCGCTGGCAGTTTTGATCGATTTCCCCTTCCAACTCTTCGGCGGTTATCTCGCAGCAAGGTGGTCTCGAGGGGATCGACCTCTTCAGCCATGGGTCATTGCCTTTTGGCCTCGACTCGGGTTCTGTTTACTTGGGACGCTGATTGTTTACTGGTTTCCGACGCCTCCGATCAGCACGAGCTTCTTCGTGTTCCTAATCTCTTACACTGTGTTctcgtcattctcttc GACCGTCCAGTTTGTTGGAATTTCTGCTTTTCACACACGAGTTTCGGATCCTGTAATTGGAGGAACGTACATGACA CTCTTGAACACATTTTCCAATTTGGGAGGAACGTGGCCGAAATGGTTTATTCTGAACG GTGTCGATGTATTCAGCGTTGCGACATGTCACCTAACACAGTCGAGTTTAGATATTGCTCTAGAAG CGACGGAATGTGTTTCCGACCACGGGAAAGCTGTGTGCCAGGGACTGGGAGGTACATGTGTAACCGAGACGGATGGGTATTATATGGTGTCAGGCTTTTGTTTGGTGTTTGGTGTGGCATTTTTGATGATGTACATCATTCCGACTGCAAGGAAATTGCAAG AACTTCCGACGTCTGTTTGGAGGGTAAAGATGGTCTAA